In a genomic window of Carassius gibelio isolate Cgi1373 ecotype wild population from Czech Republic chromosome A3, carGib1.2-hapl.c, whole genome shotgun sequence:
- the LOC127953865 gene encoding B-cell receptor CD22-like, whose amino-acid sequence MELSQLPLMLLLISHIHSGQTEETLKAKVSIKPDHHVFRGERVTLRCDIDGEGVTSWQYSWYKDDSNSVFSELQEHTFSPVTESVTGKYSCYGAERGGSRKSNISDEVTLTVSEER is encoded by the exons ATGGAGCTCAGTCAACTTCCTCTCATGCTCT tGTTGATTTCACACATTCACTCTGGACAAACTGAAG AAACACTAAAAGCCAAAGTGAGCATTAAACCTGATCATCATGTATTCAGAGGAGAGAGAGTCACTCTCAGATGTGACATTGATGGTGAAGGAGTCACTAGCTGGCAGTACAGCTGGTATAAAGATGATTCAAACAGTGTTTTCAGTGAACTACAGGAACACACGTTCAGTCCTGTTACTGAGTCTGTCACAGGTAAATACTCCTGTTATGGAGCAGAGAGAGGAGGATCACGAAAATCAAACATCAGTGATGAAGTTACACTGACAGtatcag AGGAGAGATAG